From one Triticum urartu cultivar G1812 chromosome 3, Tu2.1, whole genome shotgun sequence genomic stretch:
- the LOC125548895 gene encoding uncharacterized protein LOC125548895 isoform X1, which produces MEACVSTAGALVAHQALRQVQENRFREMRTLVGVLRRMTQNGSKTDTMVYKIRVNPLLSAIVLCFQKGLCNRGDSSRFLHDEQIAVKGCGVYYAFQKGASRTT; this is translated from the exons ATGGAAGCCTGCGTCTCCACCGCCGGGGCTCTGGTCgctcatcaagcgctccgtcaaGTCCAAG AGAACCGGTTCAGAGAAATGCGAACACTGGTTGGGGTTCTAAGGAGGATGACCCAAAATGGGAGCAAGACAGACACCATGGTCTACAAAATAAGGGTGAACCCCTTGCTGTCTGCTATAGTGCTATGCTTTCAGAAAGGCCTATGCAATCGGGGAGATTCCTCCAGATTTTTGCATGATGAGCAGATAGCAGTAAAGGGCTGTGGTGTCTACTATGCTTTCCAGAAAG GGGCTTCCAGAACTACTTGA
- the LOC125548895 gene encoding uncharacterized protein LOC125548895 isoform X2, translated as MEACVSTAGALVAHQALRQVQENRFREMRTLVGVLRRMTQNGSKTDTMVYKIRVNPLLSAIVLCFQKGLCNRGDSSRFLHDEQIAVKGCGVYYAFQKELLDCEASH; from the exons ATGGAAGCCTGCGTCTCCACCGCCGGGGCTCTGGTCgctcatcaagcgctccgtcaaGTCCAAG AGAACCGGTTCAGAGAAATGCGAACACTGGTTGGGGTTCTAAGGAGGATGACCCAAAATGGGAGCAAGACAGACACCATGGTCTACAAAATAAGGGTGAACCCCTTGCTGTCTGCTATAGTGCTATGCTTTCAGAAAGGCCTATGCAATCGGGGAGATTCCTCCAGATTTTTGCATGATGAGCAGATAGCAGTAAAGGGCTGTGGTGTCTACTATGCTTTCCAGAAAG AACTACTTGATTGTGAAGCAAGTCACTAG
- the LOC125545452 gene encoding uncharacterized protein LOC125545452 → MSESGQRSRPWPPGAAAMAPSEPAAAADARGEATTLRDFGTSMDAISFGFAATAILISIFLLMAIFEHLIRPQAFQAPAGSPRGRRRRGHRSPGKPRSPPMVQTVLQAADLSVLMPGQRYPTYLAQPAPLPPPCPREGVHWPPHDHMPP, encoded by the exons ATGAGCGAGTCTGGGCAGAGGTCGAGGCCGTGGCCACCGGGGGCGGCCGCGATGGCGCCGTCGGAGCCGGCTGCGGCTGCCGACGCGAGGGGCGAGGCGACGACGCTGAGGGACTTCGGCACGTCCATGGACGCCATCTCCTTCGGCTTCGCGGCCACGGCCATCCTCATCTCCATCTTCCTCCTCATGGCCATCTTCGAGCACCTCATCAGGCCCCAGGCGTTCCAGGCGCCAGCCGGCTCCCCGCGCGGCCGACGCCGGCGTGGCCACCGCTCGCCCGGCAAGCCCCGGAGCCCGCCCATG GTGCAGACGGTGCTGCAGGCGGCGGACCTGTCGGTGCTGATGCCGGGGCAGCGGTACCCGACGTACCTCGCGCAGCCGGCGCCATTGCCGCCGCCGTGCCCCAGGGAGGGGGTGCACTGGCCGCCGCACGACCATATGCCACCCTGA
- the LOC125545451 gene encoding uncharacterized protein LOC125545451 — protein MNGYRNLASSPPAPSGGEPEPEPAPPPAAAKEGKWEGAAVGAAAMVRNLSSASQRFAAVERSKSTGGHRGGGGFQAAVRRAFSMRRQPASGLSEGYWRIHDGLDDAEDEAEAPEEVDAQKKTQVAEAAVPGDAAASNDEIGQEETKKKKKRGHIFKACKKLLGFKHV, from the coding sequence ATGAACGGCTACCGCAACCTGGCCTCGTCCCCTCCGGCGCCCAGCGGCGGGGAGCCGGAGCCGGAGCCGGCCCCGCCCCCGGCCGCGGCGAAGGAGGGCAAGTGGGAGGGCGCGGCGGTCGGCGCGGCGGCCATGGTCAGGAACCTCTCGTCCGCCTCCCAGAGGTTCGCGGCCGTGGAGCGGAGCAAGTCCACCGGCGGccaccgcggcggcggcggcttccaGGCGGCCGTGAGGCGGGCCTTCTCCATGCGGAGGCAGCCGGCGTCCGGCCTCTCGGAGGGGTACTGGCGGATCCACGACGGCCTGGACGAcgccgaggacgaggcagaggcgCCCGAGGAGGTCGACGCGCAGAAGAAGACTCAGGTGGCGGAGGCCGCGGTGCCGGGAGACGCCGCGGCGAGCAACGACGAGATCGGCCAGGaggagacgaagaagaagaagaagaggggcCACATCTTCAAGGCGTGCAAGAAGCTTCTTGGGTTCAAACATGTCTAG